Proteins encoded in a region of the bacterium genome:
- the arsS gene encoding arsenosugar biosynthesis radical SAM (seleno)protein ArsS (Some members of this family are selenoproteins.) — MVEPFADILIRHGLSLIRDRVHTLQVNTGYLCDLRCRHCHLEAGPDRKEIMSRETMTAIVSFARRFPFQVIDITGGAPELVPDLPYLIEGLSPLAPRLMLRTNLSALGGDARESLPALCAAHRVVLVASFPSTNPSRSDALRGAGVTKAGIAVLKKLNAAGYGVEGTGLELDLVSNPVGASLPVSQESAERDFRNDLRRKWGITFHRLHTFANVPLGRFRTWLRKTGEYERYEKSLVEAFNPSAVEGLMCRTLLSVSWEGFLYDCDFNLAAGRPTGDRKVHVSDVRELPPPGAPIMVGEYCYACTAGSGFT, encoded by the coding sequence TTGGTCGAGCCGTTCGCCGACATCCTCATCCGCCATGGGCTCTCCCTGATCCGGGACCGCGTCCATACCCTTCAGGTGAATACCGGGTACCTGTGCGACCTCCGCTGCCGGCATTGCCACCTCGAGGCCGGTCCGGACAGGAAAGAGATCATGTCCCGGGAGACGATGACGGCGATCGTATCGTTCGCCCGGCGGTTCCCGTTCCAGGTCATCGACATCACGGGCGGAGCTCCCGAGCTGGTTCCCGACCTTCCCTATCTCATCGAAGGGCTTTCCCCGCTCGCGCCCCGGTTGATGCTCCGGACGAACCTTTCCGCCTTGGGAGGCGACGCGAGAGAGTCGCTTCCCGCACTCTGCGCCGCCCACCGCGTGGTCCTGGTCGCTTCCTTCCCCTCGACGAACCCGTCCCGGTCCGACGCCCTGCGCGGCGCGGGGGTGACGAAAGCCGGGATCGCCGTGCTGAAGAAGCTGAACGCCGCGGGGTATGGCGTGGAAGGGACCGGGCTGGAGCTCGACCTTGTCTCCAACCCGGTCGGAGCATCCCTTCCGGTTTCCCAGGAGTCCGCCGAACGGGATTTCCGGAACGACCTGCGGAGGAAATGGGGAATCACGTTCCACCGCTTGCACACGTTCGCGAACGTGCCGCTGGGACGGTTCCGGACGTGGCTGCGGAAAACGGGAGAGTACGAACGGTACGAAAAATCCCTCGTGGAAGCGTTTAATCCGTCCGCGGTCGAAGGGCTCATGTGCCGGACGCTCCTCTCCGTCTCCTGGGAAGGGTTCCTGTACGACTGCGATTTCAACCTCGCCGCCGGACGACCCACCGGAGATCGGAAGGTGCACGTCTCGGACGTCCGGGAACTCCCTCCCCCCGGCGCCCCGATCATGGTCGGGGAGTACTGCTACGCCTGCACCGCAGGCTCCGGCTTCACTTGA